A part of Larkinella insperata genomic DNA contains:
- a CDS encoding ABC transporter ATP-binding protein, with translation MNITTERLGKRFRREWIFRNVDLNLQAGSSYTFVGPNGSGKSTLLQTLAGVLPASEGTIRYTLEGKSVEVDNWFRHLVVAAPYLELIEELTLLELLTFHQSFKPFKNRLTPEQLCELMFLTHARHKEIKAFSSGMKQRVKLGLAFYSEASVVILDEPTSNLDKQGVAWYQERVRQLSGQLLLIGSNQPDEYDFCPSVIDISRWK, from the coding sequence ATGAACATTACCACCGAACGACTTGGCAAGCGCTTCCGGCGCGAGTGGATTTTCCGGAACGTTGACCTGAACCTACAGGCGGGTTCGAGCTACACGTTCGTGGGGCCCAACGGCAGCGGAAAATCGACCCTGCTGCAAACCCTGGCCGGTGTGCTGCCCGCTTCGGAAGGCACCATTCGCTACACCCTCGAGGGGAAGTCGGTGGAGGTCGACAACTGGTTCCGTCACCTGGTGGTGGCCGCTCCGTACCTCGAGCTGATCGAGGAATTGACCCTGCTCGAACTGCTGACGTTCCACCAGTCGTTTAAACCGTTTAAAAACCGCCTGACACCCGAGCAACTTTGCGAGTTGATGTTCCTCACCCACGCCCGGCACAAGGAAATCAAAGCGTTTTCGTCCGGCATGAAGCAGCGGGTTAAGTTAGGGCTGGCTTTTTACTCCGAAGCCTCCGTTGTCATTCTCGATGAGCCCACCTCCAACCTCGACAAACAGGGCGTAGCCTGGTACCAGGAGCGGGTTCGCCAGCTTTCCGGCCAGTTGCTGCTGATTGGATCCAACCAGCCCGACGAATACGATTTTTGCCCCAGCGTAATCGACATCAGCCGCTGGAAATAA
- the lpxA gene encoding acyl-ACP--UDP-N-acetylglucosamine O-acyltransferase yields MLQPLAYVHPEAKIAHNVVIEPFAIIHKDVEIGEGTWIGSHAVINEGARIGKNCRIYPGGVISAIPQDLKFRGEYTLTFVGDNTTIREYATVSRGTEEHRRTEIGSDCLVMAYAHVAHDCRIGNHCIVGNTVQMAGHVHLGDWAIISAFSAVHQFAKIGSHAFISGGTLVRKDVPPFSKAAREPITYAGINSVGLRRRGYTNEQINQIQEIYRYIYLRGLNNAEALTRIELELPPSDERDEIVNFIRNSERGIMKGPSGREVGE; encoded by the coding sequence ATGCTTCAACCACTTGCATACGTTCATCCTGAGGCTAAAATTGCTCATAACGTCGTAATCGAGCCGTTCGCGATCATCCACAAGGATGTGGAGATCGGGGAAGGAACCTGGATTGGCTCCCATGCCGTCATTAACGAAGGGGCTCGCATCGGCAAAAACTGCCGGATTTATCCCGGTGGCGTCATCTCAGCGATTCCTCAGGATTTGAAATTTCGGGGAGAATACACGTTGACCTTCGTTGGCGACAACACCACCATCCGGGAATACGCCACCGTCAGCCGGGGCACCGAAGAACACCGCCGAACCGAAATTGGCAGCGACTGCCTGGTGATGGCCTACGCCCACGTCGCCCACGACTGCCGGATTGGCAACCACTGCATCGTTGGCAATACCGTTCAGATGGCCGGTCACGTTCACCTGGGCGACTGGGCGATCATCAGCGCCTTCAGTGCGGTGCATCAGTTTGCAAAAATTGGCAGCCACGCCTTTATTTCGGGTGGTACGCTGGTGCGGAAAGACGTTCCGCCGTTTTCGAAAGCCGCCCGCGAACCCATCACCTACGCCGGAATCAACTCGGTGGGGCTGCGTCGGCGCGGGTACACCAACGAGCAGATCAACCAGATTCAGGAGATCTACCGCTACATTTACCTGCGCGGTCTGAACAACGCCGAAGCCCTGACGCGCATCGAACTGGAACTGCCTCCCTCCGACGAACGCGACGAAATTGTCAACTTCATCCGCAACTCCGAACGCGGCATCATGAAAGGCCCTTCGGGCCGCGAAGTAGGCGAGTGA
- a CDS encoding bifunctional UDP-3-O-[3-hydroxymyristoyl] N-acetylglucosamine deacetylase/3-hydroxyacyl-ACP dehydratase gives MNTKQQTIQKAVSVSGVGLHTGVVATMTFLPAPANHGYKFQRVDLPGQPIVDADVDNVVDLSRGTTLEQNGARIHTVEHTLASLVGLQLDNVLIQLDGPEPPIMDGSSIKFIEALQDAGIEEQNAYRNYFEINEYVHYKNSEKDIEIAALPLSDYRLTVMVDYNSRVITSQHAFLNDISQFASQIAMCRTFVFLHELEMLYKQDLIKGGDLTNAIVIVDRDVREGELDYLAELLNKPKVSVNKKEGILNNLDLHYPNEMARHKLLDLVGDLALVGRPIKAQILAARPGHAANVAFAKQIKKLMLKNASNNIPTYDPKQPPVYDFQKIASLLPHRYPFQMIDKIIALDENSVVGVKNVTMNEQYFMGHFPGNPVMPGVLQLEAMAQTGGILVLSTVPDPENYWPYLIGIENCRFRRNVVPGDAVIFRCEFISPMKRGIVKMSGRGYVAGQLVCEAEMIASLVKKK, from the coding sequence ATGAACACCAAACAGCAAACGATTCAAAAAGCCGTCTCCGTCTCGGGTGTCGGATTGCACACCGGCGTGGTGGCAACAATGACGTTCCTGCCCGCTCCGGCAAACCACGGTTATAAATTTCAGCGCGTCGATTTACCGGGCCAGCCGATTGTCGATGCCGATGTGGACAACGTAGTCGATCTTTCCCGCGGCACAACGCTCGAACAGAACGGAGCCCGGATTCACACCGTTGAACACACGCTGGCGTCGCTGGTCGGTCTACAGCTCGACAACGTCCTGATTCAGCTCGACGGTCCCGAACCGCCCATCATGGACGGCAGCTCGATTAAATTTATCGAAGCCCTGCAGGATGCCGGTATTGAAGAGCAGAATGCCTACCGCAACTACTTTGAAATCAACGAGTACGTTCATTACAAGAATTCCGAAAAAGACATTGAAATTGCCGCTTTGCCGCTCAGTGATTACCGGCTGACCGTCATGGTGGATTACAATTCGCGGGTCATTACGAGCCAGCACGCTTTCCTGAACGACATCAGCCAGTTTGCCTCGCAGATTGCCATGTGCCGGACGTTCGTGTTTCTGCACGAGCTGGAAATGCTTTACAAACAGGACCTGATCAAAGGCGGTGATCTGACCAACGCCATTGTGATTGTGGACCGGGATGTGCGGGAAGGCGAACTGGATTACCTGGCCGAACTGCTGAACAAACCGAAAGTCAGTGTTAACAAGAAGGAAGGCATTCTGAACAACCTCGACCTGCACTACCCCAACGAGATGGCCCGCCACAAGCTGCTTGATCTCGTTGGTGATCTGGCGCTGGTCGGACGCCCCATCAAAGCGCAGATTCTGGCGGCCCGGCCCGGCCACGCGGCCAACGTGGCGTTTGCCAAGCAAATCAAGAAGCTGATGCTCAAGAATGCGTCGAACAACATTCCGACGTACGATCCGAAGCAGCCTCCCGTCTACGATTTTCAGAAAATTGCCAGCCTGCTCCCCCACCGCTACCCGTTCCAGATGATCGACAAAATCATCGCGCTGGACGAAAACAGCGTGGTCGGCGTCAAAAACGTCACCATGAACGAGCAGTATTTTATGGGCCATTTTCCGGGGAATCCCGTCATGCCGGGCGTTCTACAACTGGAAGCCATGGCCCAGACCGGCGGTATTCTGGTCCTGAGCACGGTTCCCGATCCCGAAAATTACTGGCCTTACCTGATCGGTATCGAAAACTGCCGTTTCCGTCGGAATGTGGTTCCGGGCGATGCGGTCATTTTCCGCTGTGAGTTTATCTCACCCATGAAGCGGGGCATTGTGAAGATGTCCGGACGGGGTTACGTGGCCGGTCAGCTCGTCTGTGAGGCCGAAATGATCGCCAGTCTAGTTAAGAAAAAATAG